The following is a genomic window from Rutidosis leptorrhynchoides isolate AG116_Rl617_1_P2 chromosome 8, CSIRO_AGI_Rlap_v1, whole genome shotgun sequence.
TCGCGAGTTCAAAACTCACGACAAGAGATTGCTTTGAGTTTTGCAATCGCAAAACTTGTGAAGGCTTGGGACTCGCGATCGCGAGTCAGGGCCTGACGGGAGAAATTTCTAGAAAACGCGTTTTCTTGCTCCCAAAGTTATTTCCTTGTATtgttttgcctatttaagcatcttattgtaacacatacatgtatccacgaaaattatcaataaaagaactctctttggtggtcgaggattaaagtaatcattcgtgattacatataacctcgttataTTCTCGTGTTGCTATTTTCTTTGTGTTCTTCACTTTAATCTGTTTATTGTCAGTTGGTTTGATAACtagggttatcaagtcttgttagggctcacgtgcTTTATTCCTAACATAAACTACattgtaaggaatgtttttaaGGATTTCACTAAGAGTAGTACAATTGATACCTTGGACACCATTGTTTCTTAAATTGCTATGAATTGTATTTGGATCGGAAGTTGTAAATTAAACCATTCATCCTACTATTTGGCCTCTACTTTTACATTCCTATGTGCAACTCTAATTGTTGTTGGAGAGAATGAACTCTCGTCATACCCCTCCCTTTCTTTTctaattgtattttattttattggaGTAAAGCACTTTGCCCCTTTAGTTTTTTACTTTCTTgtttgtgtttacatcatcttctaTTCTTATACTTCAAATGGCCGGATCCTTGTTCGACCGGCGGGTTTCAGTTCCATACTCCAGACCTTCAATAATAACTTGTTTTTGCATCTTTTCTTCGCTTTAGATGAGCTTTCAACGTTTTTAACTTTTGATCCGTTATCTCCCATTCTCTGAAAATTTTGTTTGTAAAGATTACATGTAGCTAGTGCTGCAATCGATCTTGTCCGAAACAAGCTCCTCCATTTTCCTCCTTATCCAAATTAATACCAGAATCTTGATTGCTTAACTGATACTTTGGGATGTAATCTGCCAGATTATTGGTTTTTCTAATTTTGTTTTTTCAAAAGAATACTCATTTGGGAAAGTTGATAGTGAGAGTATTTGATTGTACacttacatacacacacacacacacacacacacacacatatatatatatatatatatatatatatatatatatatatatatatatatatacatatacatacatatatatatatatatatatacatatgggtaggttcaaacgagaaccactaaaaagaaggtgagaactgcgagaactatataatttaatagtttttatgagtttaaatgcaacaaattacatgcaaatgttaattaatgcacacatcattaacaaacatatgttcattagctcaaattacatgttaaattgttaattatatgaaactgttcGCATGTTCGGAAATAAATATGCGCATATAAACgcgaaactatatatttaattatataatatgtgtttttcaactattttatgttcattaatACTCTTCATAAAAATTTATGTGTGATTCGATAGTTTGATTGTTTTTTTTGTAGCGGAAAGTCTTGGGTTGCCATTCATACCACCATTTACAAATCACAAGGGGATTGATGGATTTGTGGAATTGGGGCAAGGAGTTAATTATGCTGTGGCTGGTGCTACAGCTTTAAATACTTCATTTCTTCAAGCAAAAGGGATTCAAAATCCTATAACAAATGCATCTTTAGGAGTTGAGTTGGcatggtttcagcagtcactgcCTTCTTTGTGCCGTAATACTTCTGGTAACTACAAACTTTATGTCTTGTAAATACTGTAAAAAGTGGTGAAATAAACTCTATCTGTATTGTGATTTGATTCTACTTTGTCAGCTGTTGATAATTCATAATATTGATATTGACTTGCTACACATTATATATGGCAGATTGTAAAAATGTAATTGGAAGTTCATTGATCCTTGTGGGAGAGATTGGCGGTAACGATTACAATTTTCCTTTAGTCGACGAAAAATCCATGGCTGAGATTGAATCATATGTTCCTTTCGTTATTGATATCATCGCTTCAACAATCAATGTAAGACATCACTCGAATCGATCATAACACAAAACTTTTACCACCCAATTAAGTTTGTATCACACCATGCTTAAGCATTTTTTGCAATAATATATTGGATAACTCTGctttaattatattatacttagtaacataataataactaatattaaattTCAATGTAGGATTTAATTGCAACGGGAGCTCAGACGCTAGTTGTTCCAGGAAACCTTCCGGTTGGATGCTCTCCTACTTATTTATCAAAGCGTGATTTCGATAAGGATGAGCATGACCCCACAACAGGATGCCTCATTCGGTTAAATAATTTTGCCGAATATCACAACCAACTCCTTCAAATAAAACTACATCAGATTCGAGAGCATCATCCTGATATTGTCATCATCTACGCTGACTACTTCAACGCTGCAATGCAATTTTATCGGTCTCCTGAAAAATTCGGTAGTTAACACACTGAAAATTACTATTATGAGTGAACTACCATCTCTTAATGCAAACTAAAAAGGCCTTATGTTTTTTTGAAGGATTTACAAATGGGGCTTTGAAGGCGTGTTGTGGTGGTGGAGGACCGTATAACTACAACTCATCGATGAAATGTGGATATGGAACCGCCACCGTATGTGATCAACCAAATACATATGCTAACTGGGATGGAGTACATTTAACAGAAGCAGCATACAAAATCATTTTCAAGAGTTTATTTCAAGGATCATATACTACGCCCCCATTTAATTTCGTGTGCCCTACATTAGCATCACATGTGAAAACAGAATTTTCAAGTTATATGTAATATATCAATGCAAATGTAATTAGCTTGATCTATGTATCGCTCAAGAAAGTATTGATTCAAATATTTGATAAATAGTGTACACTCTTAATTACTAATCACGTATACTACATGAATGTAAACGTCAATGTATATTACATATAACTTCTTATAAGGGTAGTGACGAAACCAGATTTTTAAATCCCTTGTAAATAATTCAACTTTTTCTGATACAATGGCATTCTCACCCAACAGCATAACATTTACCATGAGTAATATTATTCATTTTGAGTTACAAATTCAAAAATTCATCGAAATTTCAAATAATAATGACTCGAATAATAACGTTAAAGTTATAaaaaataacattaatattaatcatgataaatattaatatattatgtattaaaaatAACAAAAACTGTATCGAGTGATAACTAACATTCGTTCGATAAATGTTAACTAATGTTCATCAAAATGAATATTATCACTTAATATTAATAAACTTTaattctatcacataatatcaatgtTTTAAATCCAATAGTCTAATTTTGACTTTTAAGGTCTTTTTTTGCTCAACTTTGACCTAAAATaactttatttgtgttatatattatttgatgaaaGTTATACCAATGAAAACACATTTGAACATTAATTctttcatataaatttcatcgaataatatataacccaaacaaaaatattttgagtcaaagtttaataTAAAAGACTTTGAAAAAAGtaagtggactattggaatgagacagaTGGAGTATTTGCATTCAAGTGTTTTATATTACTTCATTATTAAATTTAAGACATTCATTGTATGTAATGTTATAATAAATGGATTAATCGATGAAATTCATATAAAATAATACAATGAAATTTATAACGTTAATTACGTGtaatgttattgaaaaatgaataATATAAACGTTTGAATATAAAAAATACAATGAAATTTAAGACATTACTCATGTGTAATGTTATCGAAATATATAAAAGAACAtgctcaaataaatgaattcatcaATGAACATgttcaaataaataaattaataatcgaTGAAAAGTTTTACTAAAAATTATAATGAAATTTAGAACATTCACCGTGTATAATTATATTGAAACATAAAATAATATATGTTCAAacgtaacttattattagttataaGACATTCATGGTGTGTAATGTTATCGATTTATATATGGAATCGTCTAATGGAAGTGGAAACAAAAAAATTAGAGTAACATCAATAACATAAACTTTAGATTTattatgtattaaaaataataatcatgatgaatcTTAATAATAACCATGATGAATATTAACATATTATGTATAATAAATAACATAAACTTTTTTGAGTGTTAAATAATATACAGTTCGATTAATAGTAACTTAAAAATGAATTAATATTTGTATTCTAAGCATGTTATATTAtttcattattaaaattaaaacattTATCGTATAATGTTATAAAAATGGActaatcgatgaaattaaaaaacatAAAATGAAATTTATAACGTTAATTAGGTGTAATGTTATCGAGAAAAGAAATAATATAAAACAATTGAATACGAATAACCATTAAATTTTAAACATTTATCGTATGTAATGTTAtcaaaaaaataatataatatatgttagatGTAAACAACTATTAAAATAACACATGCATCGTGTGTAATGTTATAATGTTCGAATGAAATCGATTATAAAAAATCTATACAAAAAAATATATTGAAATTTAAAACATTTATCATGTGTAATGTTATCGAAaacaaagaaatatatatatatatatatatatatatatatatatatatatatatattatgtaaacaaCTATTAAAATTTAAACATAATTCGTGTGTAATGTTATCAATTTCTATGTAAAATCTATTATAAAAAGTctcaaataaaaaaatataataaattaaaaacaTTTATCGCGTATAATATTATCGAAATAATATATGTTATAAAGTAAACAATTACTAAAATTAAAACATTCATCATAGGTAATATTGTTGATTCATAGATGGATTTATTTATAAAAAGTAAAATAAGAATAAAATAAAACATTAATCGGTATATAacgttataaaaaaataatatagaaCATTTAAACGTAAATAACTATTAAAACTAAAAACATTAAATGTGAATAATGttatatcatttatattaataaaaaagaATGTTATCATTTGTTATTAGTAAAAAACTGCAAATCCTAGAATGACGGTTCGACCCCGTCCTTGGCCTCGAGGATTGGTGAGCGATCAGAATTCGAACACGCCTCGTTTTTCTGGGAAGGATCGAACCATGGGAACGAATCTACAGGGTATCACTTTCTTTGGCCAGATCTTCCAACCTTTTCACAATTACAGTTCAACTGCAAAGACAGCAACAACAAAGACAGCAACTGCTGCTTCCGGCCGGACAGATAGTATGAAGTATTGTATTACAACTTGTATATAGTTGTCAACAACCatcacatatattattattattattattattattattattttgtcaaaaataaCGTAAACTTATATATAAGAGGACCTTCACCGAAAGATGATCCTAACCGATCCATACAAAATCATCCATGACAAAACATAAACGACAAACAAAACAAGATGAACTAAACAAACAAAATATCATCTAAAAATCAAAAGAAAAAGGTAACTGAAATGAAAAAAGCTTGTTACTATTCCTCTCGTCCGGGCGATTTGTGAAACCATCAATAGTATTAATGTGGACCGCTTTACCACCCCGAAATTTGAAATTATACGAAATTACTTTGGAATATGAGCTACCAATACGTTTACCGGGTACCCAAGGCATCCCTTGATCTGCAAACTCTTGAAAAACTCATTATTTACACAACCCGAAGAGCATCCCTCTTTAAACTCCATGAAAGCCTTTTGAATTGCCTCTCCAAATTCTAAATCATCGGCGTTATCTTTAAGGGAAAACAAGCTCTCAATGGACTTATTTTTCCTTTTAAAGCTTGATACCttttgattcaaacccaagttAGCTATGGGGACATTGCCATCATCACTCCTAACCGCACACACCCCCTTCTTTCTCTTATTGTCTTTAATCAACTTATCTAATATATCTGCGAAAGATGGTTTAGACACACCACCTTCATTAACAAGAATCGAGTTAGCCCATACTTGGACCTTATCAGACTGATCATTTAATACCCAATCATGTACACCACCTTCATCATCCATAATCGATACACCATGTACTTGGGCCAAACCAGGTCCATCATCTCGCACCCGACCCTATGCCAACGATGGCATATCTTTATGTGTAGAAACAGAACCAACATCCGCCTCCACATCGATTGACCCAAATTTCAATTCCACACCGCTAGCCATCAAACCCAAACCATTACCATTAACCGAGATCGATGAGGAAGGAGTCATAGGTGcatgtttatgtgaattaaccaccCCAAAATTTACAACATGAGCAACATCCACACTCGAATACCCCAAGAAGCCATTCGAGACCACAAAACGATTGGTTGACTCCATCAGATTCATATCAAATGTGTTAGCCAACTTTAACACATTAACCTCATTTACCCAAACGTTATCCAAAGTGATAGCAGAACAAGAGTCATACTCGACATCTACTGCAACAGAATGATGAATATGTTTAGCATTCGAAGCTTTGACAAACTCATACAAGGAGCAAACATTACCCAGATTGGAAGTAGATTTAGCAACCATCAAGACCTCCCCGAAAATCCCTCCCACGACATTAGCGTTAACATCGGACACACATGTCACAGGAATACCATAAATTTCAAGCCAAACCAATCTAAAGTATTTTTGGCCATTGGCTCAAAGGGTAAAACCCGTACAAAATCAATAGAGCTAGCATTTAATAGATTATCATAGCTAACAGAGTCACCACAGAAACAGATACAACTGAACAAACCCATTTTTGAAATCATAGACACTTGAGCTCTAAAAGAAATCAAGAAACTACATACCTTTGTGTCATCAATGGGAACAGAATCGACCAGAATAACAAGGAATTTCAGCAACCTGGTAATCTTGGAATTTGTTGAAATCTTGCACCGTAACTTAGGATGCGATAGAGCACAATCAAGACCATAAACACCCCTGCAACACTTCTTTGCCAACCCACAAAAATTGGTCGACCAAAAAAATTGGAACCGTTCAATGATGAGACTGCCAAAATAACATATTTAGCTTCGATGAACGAAATGAAGGAGTACCTTCTAGCCATCCAAAACTTGAACTCTGAAATTGCACCAATTTTACCAAAAAAGGATTCAATCATCTGTCTAGTGACAGATTTGTCAATCCTACCAACGAATATTTTGCAGTTGGGCGAACCAGACGAACCATGGACACTTGATGTCGTAACCTCAGCTTCAGTGTAGCCACCGGTCGTATTTCTGGCCAAATCCCGACGGCCAGATTTAGAATAACCCGGCGGAGATTCATCATCGGAAATGGAAGTGCAAAAGTTAGGGTTTAGGAAATCTCCAAAAGTTAAAGGTTGAGTAGGTGGGAGAGATACAGGCGAGATCGTTGTCGATGTTGACGTTTAAGAAGGCCCAACATTAGGGTATTTTTTGGTTTAGTAGGGAAAAAGGCATAGTTGGAAGCAGTTCTTATAGAAATAAGGTATGAAATCGGAGGAGAAATAATTGCAGGACCTGTGTAAAGTGGTGTTTAAGCGATGGTGTTGGGTGGTCGAAAGATGTTTCCTCACATATATATTTCTATAATCacaaaatattcaatattcaataagcCTTGTACTCCGtgttatttatttatacataatgAAGCTATCATCACCAGTTACCACTTTCGTTCTCTCTCCACAAAATGAAGATTCACTGTTCATGTTTCCATACCCTACCTTACATCAAAAATCCATACCCATATTCTATCTATACACAAATAACGCAATTGACTCAACTTAATCTCCACAGATTCACCCTAAATCTATATAGAAATTAACCTTACACATTAGCTAAAATGAATTTCATTAATTTTTACTAGGTGTGTCGCAACTCAACCGTCACCATCTTAGATCAACGTCGCCTCTACAATCGGTGACGAAAAAACCATCGAATCTCATCGGAACTCCGTCATTGCGATATTTCAACGTGGCTGAACGAGATTCGATATATATCTGAGTTTCCGATGAGTATTCCGACGAGTATTGAATTTTTCTTCTAGTTTCCGGCGAGATTCGAGTGTTCCATTCAACGTGGCTGACCGAGATCATTCAACGTGGCTTACCGAGATCTGATATATATCTGAGTTTCTGATGAGTTTTCCGACGATTATTGAATTTCCGACTAGTTTCTGGCGAGACTCGAGTGTTCCAGAACTAAAATGAAAATTTgtgaataataataattgtattgttTTTAAAGTTAAGATTTAGGAAAAAAAATCAAAATCTGATATATATATCTctattctctctatatatatatatatatatattatatatatatatatatatatatatatatatatatatatatggtttggttaTGCTACATAAATGCTTAAAATAAAAAGGGTCAATTGTGATACTGGCCGTTGGATTTGTACATTCTGAAATTtgaattatattttttatttttgtaatttaaCATCAATATAGGGCCTCATAGTCTTTATATTTATTCACCTAAAATCATGTTTTCCGTTATTGCATATTAACAACCTTAAAAGTAGAATGACAACATGAACTATGATACAAAAACCCAAAGAATAGATAAAAATTGATACAGTAGCTTCATGATTCTCAATCTCGTTGATGCGCTAAATCTAAAAACAAGCACACAAACAACATTTTTTATGCACGTGCTGTACATAAAAATTGATGCACATACACGACAAAAAATGACATATTTTGATGCATGAATCTACAACATAAAATACAAACCTTAAAATATTGATACATACCAGGTGTTTGTGTTCACGATATTTAGAATAAATGATGTATAGTTGATCAAAAAATAGACACCgttgtttgatatatatatattgatactttGATAGAAGATATATTGATACATTCATACATTTTACGATGATACACCGATTGATATATATATTGATACGTTGATAAGCAGAGGCGGATCTAGAGTGTAAGgagggggggcgcccgcccccggtggatttcgaaattttagtgtaaaaattttggatttttcgactttgcccccggtgaattttttttttgccccaaaacctttatattttgccccaaaactttcaaattttgttcaaaattctccaaattttgactcaaaaccttcaaattttacccacaaatcttcaaattttgcctaaaaacttcaattttttgccccaaaacctccatattttactcaaaaaaattgctatggtttttaaaaaaatttcgcccccggtggGAAAAAATTCTGGATCCGCCACTGTTGATAAGTCTTGATGCACAACTACAAGTTTATTGATATACATTGAtacatatatgcatacatatattgaTACATTCACACATTGAACTCTAGCAACGGTAACCCGAAGAGAACCATCAGAAACCAAACTTGCGAAAGCCACTACAACCAACCAAACCACCCAAGCATAGATAACTGAAGCATAATTGGAATCAGAGAAGGACATCTGACAACCTCGCTGGAGAATCGCAATCACAGGAAAAGATAAGAACTCCGTCAACAGGGTAAGAGACGAGAAAAATCACGGATTCAATACGCATACTCTGAATACCGTTGTACCAACAACAATCGTCGCTGATAATCAAAGTGATGACGTTAATGCTTACCGGATCTCTGGAAGACCATGACACCCAAGGAACAGAGAGAAGAGAAATAAAAGAAACGAAAAAAATGAGGAAAGTAAAAGGTAACCggatgtaagaccctaatcttcattgtacagtagtgtaaatatagtacatagagtgtgggtatgtTTGTGTAATTAAACTGAAGCCAGAAACTGTCCAGcatcttgtgcgcgccgcgcacccttcactgtagccggattctgctcttttaatgagatattttgatgggctttttggtaatttcacttagggacgagttaaaggctaccagatcagtttggggtgagtcataactccattatcaccaaccttatccttttccactttaatttgagagagagagtgattcttgtgtgagaaagctcaagcaaaggaagaaggagctagttttgggtcttagctcgggttctaaagttgttcatctcctctctagctacgttttgattgtggtggtatgctccAATCtttatttccttactttgatttatgtatgggttagggtttgggtaaatgaagaacacaaaacccatatttgatgattttgggtgttcttgggcaaggttgagtcatgaggactcatgaATGACTAACCCAGGGTTTCAAAGtcttaattggtgtttatgagttttaattggttaagttAATTGCTAGCACATCTAGTTATTTAGCAAATGGGTGTTGTTTGAGTTTGAGGATGActcaaaatgggtgtgttggtttTAAAATGGCCAAAGTGTTAATGATTGACTTAGTTGGgaaaaatgggtatgaattaccctaattgtgtattagttagtgttgttggaccttaa
Proteins encoded in this region:
- the LOC139864197 gene encoding GDSL esterase/lipase At1g28600-like; translation: MASCCLLAILIVSLNYRLYANGCYTSIISFGDSLADTGSLKQLASISNKSYPSLHLPYGETFFHQPTGRCSNGRLIIDFLAESLGLPFIPPFTNHKGIDGFVELGQGVNYAVAGATALNTSFLQAKGIQNPITNASLGVELAWFQQSLPSLCRNTSDCKNVIGSSLILVGEIGGNDYNFPLVDEKSMAEIESYVPFVIDIIASTINDLIATGAQTLVVPGNLPVGCSPTYLSKRDFDKDEHDPTTGCLIRLNNFAEYHNQLLQIKLHQIREHHPDIVIIYADYFNAAMQFYRSPEKFGFTNGALKACCGGGGPYNYNSSMKCGYGTATVCDQPNTYANWDGVHLTEAAYKIIFKSLFQGSYTTPPFNFVCPTLASHVKTEFSSYM